From the Deltaproteobacteria bacterium genome, one window contains:
- a CDS encoding Mrp/NBP35 family ATP-binding protein, with translation MRISMQAELSAALLGLRAAADLENESETETLARLSVEPLGPSSVLAKVASDGLSLDQKLTIERGLKAASPSHKIEVRFKRNKPLPSGPTSGPAPLSERKSPFGLQIAKRAIPGVTHVVVVASGKGGVGKSTVSVNLATALAATGAKVGLLDADIYGPSIPMMLGIAGQMPVTDGDKLLPLSAHGVKTVSFGFLTDTEQPVIWRGPLVAKAFGQLCYDVKWGELDYLVIDLPPGTGDIQLALVETLPIHGAVIVTTPQNVALLDAHKALTMFQRLDVPVFGLVENMSEFVCPKCGHHEPIFSSGGGSEMAAARKLKVLAHVPLTAAVREGGDSGKPVALSDNELARPFKQLAEAVLAHG, from the coding sequence ATGAGGATAAGCATGCAAGCCGAATTAAGTGCGGCGCTGCTTGGCCTAAGGGCCGCGGCTGATCTTGAAAATGAGAGTGAAACCGAAACCTTAGCACGCCTAAGTGTAGAGCCGCTCGGGCCATCATCGGTGTTGGCCAAGGTCGCATCCGATGGGCTCAGCCTCGATCAAAAGCTAACCATCGAGCGCGGCCTCAAGGCTGCGAGCCCAAGTCACAAGATCGAGGTTCGGTTCAAGCGCAATAAACCGCTACCAAGTGGCCCGACCAGTGGCCCAGCGCCCTTGAGCGAGCGCAAGTCGCCGTTCGGACTACAAATCGCCAAACGGGCCATCCCCGGCGTGACGCATGTCGTCGTCGTAGCCTCGGGCAAAGGCGGCGTCGGCAAATCGACCGTGAGCGTGAATCTGGCGACGGCATTAGCCGCCACTGGTGCCAAGGTAGGCCTCCTTGATGCCGACATTTACGGTCCTTCGATTCCGATGATGCTGGGAATAGCCGGACAGATGCCGGTGACTGACGGCGATAAGCTTTTGCCACTTTCGGCTCATGGGGTGAAAACCGTGAGCTTTGGCTTCCTTACTGATACCGAGCAGCCAGTGATTTGGCGCGGCCCCCTAGTGGCTAAGGCCTTTGGGCAGCTGTGCTACGACGTGAAGTGGGGCGAGCTAGATTATCTGGTCATCGATCTGCCGCCTGGGACAGGTGATATTCAATTGGCGCTGGTCGAAACCTTGCCAATCCACGGCGCGGTGATCGTGACGACGCCGCAGAACGTAGCGCTGCTCGACGCTCACAAGGCGCTGACGATGTTTCAAAGACTCGATGTGCCGGTGTTTGGTCTAGTGGAAAACATGTCTGAGTTTGTTTGCCCCAAGTGTGGCCATCACGAGCCTATTTTTTCCTCCGGTGGTGGGAGTGAGATGGCAGCGGCGCGTAAACTCAAAGTATTGGCCCATGTGCCCCTGACCGCCGCCGTGCGCGAGGGCGGCGACAGTGGCAAGCCTGTAGCACTTAGTGACAACGAGTTGGCACGCCCCTTCAAACAACTAGCGGAGGCCGTGCTGGCCCATGGCTGA
- a CDS encoding glutaredoxin, producing MQEITVYTTLVCSYCHAAKRLLEQRGLAFKEVDLTHNPKLRQELSEANSGYRTVPMIFIGREFIGGFTELAALDRSGSLTAKVNAP from the coding sequence ATGCAAGAAATTACTGTCTACACTACGTTAGTATGTTCCTACTGTCATGCAGCCAAAAGACTGCTCGAACAACGCGGTTTAGCCTTTAAGGAGGTCGATCTGACGCATAATCCTAAGCTACGTCAGGAACTTTCTGAGGCCAATAGTGGTTACCGGACGGTGCCGATGATCTTTATTGGTCGCGAGTTTATCGGTGGCTTCACTGAACTCGCTGCCCTGGATCGCAGTGGCTCGCTGACGGCTAAAGTCAATGCGCCTTAA